A genomic stretch from Sphaerodactylus townsendi isolate TG3544 linkage group LG15, MPM_Stown_v2.3, whole genome shotgun sequence includes:
- the KIF4A gene encoding chromosome-associated kinesin KIF4A, protein MSKEDAKAIPVRVALRCRPLVPKETEEGCQMCLSFVRGQPQVILGNDKPFTYDYVFDPFAEQEEVFNTCIAPLVKGIFKGYNSTVLAYGQTGSGKTYSMGGAYTADQGNDPTVGAIPRVIKLLFGEMEARVDWQFSLKVSYLEVYNEDILDLLAPPRERSAQISIREDPKEGIKIVGLTEHVVTGAKETVICLEQGNNSRTVAATAMNTQSSRSHAIFTILIEQKSKKDVNLSFHSKLHLVDLAGSERQKKTKAEGERLKEGININRGLLSLGNVISALGDESKRGHHIPYRDSKLTRLLQDSLGGNSHTLMIACVSPADSNMEETLNTLRYADRARKIKNKPIVNVDPKAAENNQLRLQVQQLQVLLLQAHGGTLPVSIGGEPSENLQSLMEKNQALAEENEKLSRGLSEASGQIAQMLERIIMTEQQNEKTSAKMEELRQHEALNLDLQKTLETLEDNELKHQVKSFCSLQQAIARLQNESPPCVDEMDTSEQGSESVSKS, encoded by the exons atgtcaaaagaaGACGCCAAGGCGATCCCTGTGAGGGTGGCTCTCCGGTGCCGCCCTCTCGTCCCCAAAGAAACGGAAGAGGGTTGCCAGATGTGTTTGTCTTTTGTCCGTGGACAACCTCAG GTAATTTTGGGTAACGACAAACCTTTTACCTACGACTATGTGTTTGACCCTTTTGCTGAGCAAGAGGAAGTATTCAACACGTGCATTGCTCCCCTTgtaaaaggcatttttaaag GTTACAATTCCACAGTTCTGGCCTATGGGCAGACGGGGTCTGGGAAGACCTATTCCATGGGTGGGGCCTACACAGCAGACCAAGGGAATGACCCCACTGTGGGAGCCATCCCCCGCGTGATCAAACTGCTCTTTGGCGAAATGGAAGCGAGGGTGGACTGGCAGTTTTCCCTGAAAGTCTCCTATTTAGAG GTCTACAACGAAGACATCTTGGACCTCTTGGCCCCGCCCAGAGAACGTTCAGCTCAGATCAGCATACGTGAAGACCCCAAGGAAGGCATAAAG ATTGTGGGATTGACCGAACACGTGGTGACCGGTGCTAAAGAGACGGTCATCTGCCTGGAACAGGGGAACAATTCTCGGACGGTGGCTGCCACAGCAATGAACACGCAGTCGTCCAGGTCCCACGCGATCTTCACCATTTTAATTGAACAGAAAAGCAAGAAGGACGT GAACCTCAGCTTCCATTCCAAGCTGCACCTCGTGGACTTGGCCGGTTCCGAAAGGCAGAAGAAGACCAAAGCAGAAGGAGAACGGCTGAAAGAAG GAATTAATATCAACAGAGGACTCCTCTCCCTGGGAAACGTCATCAGCGCTCTTGGGGATGAATCCAAGCGAGGGCACCACATCCCTTACAGGGACTCGAAGCTCACACGCCTCTTGCAAG ATTCCTTGGGGGGCAACAGCCACACTCTGATGATCGCCTGCGTGAGCCCGGCGGATTCCAACATGGAAGAGACACTGAACACTCTCCGCTACGCCGACAGGGCCAGGAAGATAAAGAACAAGCCTATAGTGAACGTGGACCCCAAGGCAGCAGAGAACAACCAGCTAAGACTGCAG GTTCAACAGCTCCAGGTCTTACTCCTGCAGGCTCATGGTGGAACATTACCAGTGTCTATTGG CGGAGAGCCCTCAGAAAACCTGCAGTCCCTGATGGAGAAAAACCAGGCCCTGGCGGAGGAGAACGAGAAACTGAGCCGTGGCCTGAGCGAGGCCTCTGGTCAGATCGCCCAGATGCTCGAGAGGATAATCATG ACGGAGCAGCAGAACGAGAAGACCAGTGCTAAGATGGAGGAGCTCCGGCAGCACGAAGC GCTGAACCTGGATCTACAGAAAACACTCGAGACGCTGGAGGACAATGAGCTAAAACATCAAGTGAAGTCGTTCTGCAGCCTGCAGCAAGCAATTGCCCGGCTACAG AACGAAAGTCCTCCTTGCGTTGACGAAATGGACACATCTGAACAAGGTTCCGAGTCTGTGAGTAAAAGCTGA